CCCGGTAGCAATTCAAGATATACGTTAATGGAAAATACATTCTCTTTAAAAGGAAAGGTCATCATTGTAACCGGAGGTACCGGGATATTAGGCGGTGCATTTGTAGATGCAGTAGTTGAGGCAGGTGCTTCGGTAGGTATTTTAGGCAGAAATGCTAAAGTTGCTAACGAACGTGCAGATGCAATTAACAAGGGTGGTGGCCAGGCCATAGCTTTAGTAGCCGATGTAATGGACGAAAGTCAGTTATTGGAATGCAGGGCACAGGTACTGGAGAAATTCGGCCGGATCGATGGTTTAGTAAATGCTGCGGGTGGAAATCAGCCTGAAGGTGTTTTACAGCCCGAAGAAGATATCTTTAAGATGAACCTGGATGGAATGAAAAAGGTAATGGACTTAAATTTATGGGGAACAGTTATTCCTACACAGGTTTTCGGAGAATCCATTGCTGCCAGTGGTAAAGGGAGCATTGTAAATATCTCTTCCATGAACTCTAAAAGAGTAATCACTAAAGTTTTAGGTTATAATTTAGGGAAAGCTGGTGTTGATTATTATAACCAGTGGTTTGCCGTTGAACTGGCCAACCGTTATGGCGGGGCAATCCGGATGAATGCGATTGCACCAGGATTTTTCCTGACTGAACAAAACCGCACATTATTAACCAATCCGGATGGCAGTTATACTGACCGCGGCGGGTTAGCGATCAGGCAAACACCATTTAAACGTTTTGGACATCCGGATGAGTTAAAAGGAGCTTTAGTTTGGTTATTAAGTGATGCTTCTCAATTTGTAACCGGAGCTATGATTTGTGTAGATGGCGGTTTCTCTGTATTTGGAGGCGTTTAAAGCATGGGAAAGGTACTGAACTTCGGAGAGTTGTTATTGCGGATTTGTCCGGACGTGGAAGGGGGCTGGTTAAAAGAAAATAACCTGCCTTTTTTTGTGGGTGGTGCAGAGCTGAATGTCGCTACGGCTTTGGCTTTGTGGAAGATACCTTCTGCTTATCTGACGGCGTTACCTGATAATTCCTTAACGGAACAATTGGTAGACTATGTGAAGGGATTAAATATTGATACGTCTGCGATTCAATATACTGGTGAACGGGTAGGTTTATACTATTTGCACCAGGGTAAAGATCTTAAAAATGCAGGGGTGATTTATGACCGCAGTGGTTCTTCTTTCGCAACTTTACAAACAGGGACGATCAACTGGGATGTTGTTTTGAAAGATGTTTCCTGGTTTCATTTTAGTGCCATCTGTCCTGCGGTAAGTTTAGCAGCGGCTGAGGTTTGTCTGGAGGCTTTAAAAGAAGCATCAGCCAGGAATATCACGATTTCAGTTGACCTTAATTACAGAGCTAAACTCTGGAAGTATGGCAAAGAACCTATTGATATTTTACCTGGTTTAGTACAGTATTGCGATGTGGTGATGGGTAATTTATGGGCTGCCGAAAAGATGCTGGGCATTCCTGTTCCTGAAGGCCTGGTTGAAGCAGATCAAAAAGAACTTTATTTAGAACAGTCGGCAGTGAGCTCGAGAGAACTGATTGCCAGATTTCCTGAGTGTAAGGTCGTTGCCAATACTTTCCGCTTTGATGAACAGGAAGGGGTAAGGTATTATTCTACTTTGTTCTCGGAGGATGAATTATTGGTATCAAAGCAATATTCAGCAAAAAATATTATCAATAAGGTAGGCAGTGGTGACTGTTATATGGCAGGTTTGATCTATGGTTTTTACCAGGATCAGCCGGCAGAAGAAATAATTGAGTTTGCAACGGCTGCTGCATTCTCCAAGCTCTTTGTAGCAGGAGATGCGACTACGGTTGAAGCCAATCAGATTAAAGAAAAAGTAAGAAATTATGAAGACTAGAGAACGTTCTTTAAAAGCGATAACTGACCAGGGTTTATTGCCTTTGTTTTTTTACGAAGATGCAGAGGTGAGTTTAGAAATCATCAGAACTTTGTATAAATCCGGAATACGGGTATTGGAATATACAAACAGGGGATTTGCTGCATTGGCGAATTTCCGTTTCCTGATTGATGCGATCGGGATTGAAATGAAAGATCTGCATCTGGGTATTGGAACGATTAAAAATACAGAAGAAGCCAGCGCTTTTATTCAAGCGGGTGCACATTTTATTGTTTGCCCGGTTGTAGATGCTGAAGTGGGTAAATTGGTACATGATGCCGGTTTGTTGTGGATTCCGGGCTGTTTTACGCCAACGGAAATTAATATCGCGCATCAGTTAAATGCAGGGATTATTAAACTTTTCCCGGCAAATGTATTGGGGCCTGTTTATGTATCTTCTGTTAAAGAGGTATTTCCGGGACAGCTTTTTATTCCAACAGGCGGTGTTGAAATTGAAGAAGAAAATATGACTAAATGGTTTAAATCCGGTGTCTGTGCGGTAGGAATGGGAAGCAAACTGATCAGTAAAGAGATCCTGGAAACCAGAGATTATAATGAATTAGCTTCACGTACCAAAAAGACTATTGAAATGGTGAAAGCCACGCGATAAATGGTGAAGCCACCTGATCAGGGTGGTGAAACCAACCGATAAAATCAACCAAACCAACCAAAACCAAATATAATGAAAGAAGCCCGAATGAGCAATTACCGTTGGACGGTCTGTGCCCTGTTGTTTTTTGCTACGACAGTGAATTATCTTGACCGTCAGGTGCTTAGTCTGCTGCATTCGCGGTTAGAGGCAGAGTTTAACTGGACAAACAGTGACTATGCAAATATTACTTCGGCTTTTCAACTGGTGTATGCGATCTCTATGCTTTTTGCAGGCAGGATCGTAGACCGGCTGGGTACTAAATGGGGATATGCGGTTGCTTTGATTGTCTGGTCTTTAGGAGCTATTCTGCATGCTAAAGCTATTCCCGTTGGTCATGGACTGGCCACGATGTTAGGTTTCATCGGGATTACAGGTGTTTCGGTTTCTGTACTGGGCTTTATCTTTTCCAGAGCAGTTTTAGGCTTTGGTGAATCGGGTAATTTTCCTGCTGCCATTAAAGCTACGGCAGAATACTTCCCTAAAAAAGAACGTTCTCTGGCAACGGGGATCTTTAATTCAGGAGCTAATGTAGGCGCGGTATTAGCACCACTTACGGTTCCATGGATTGCGCATACCTGGGGCTGGGAATCTGCATTTTTAATTATTGGTGCGGTAGGGTTTTTATGGCTGATCTTCTGGTTTATTTTTTATGAGAAGCCAGAAAAGCAAAAGCGTTTATCGAAGGCTGAGCTGGATTATATTTTATGTGACCCTGATCAGCAGGCTATTGTCCCATCTCCAACAACCGAGGCAGCTGAGAAAGTATCATGGGTTAAGTTGTTAAAGTACAGACAAACCTGGGCTTTCAGCTTGGGTAAGTTTATGACTGATGGGGTATGGTGGTTCTTTCTGTTCTGGTTGCCGTCTTATTTAAAGGTTCAGTATGGTATGGATGATACGGCAATTATGATTCCTTTAGCGGTGTTATACAGTATGACCATGATCGGAAGTGTTGGTGGAGGATGGTTCCCGATGTACTTTATGAAAAAAGGATATGCACCTTATGATGGCAGGATGAAAGCGATGTTGATCATTGCATTATTTCCTTTAGTTGTATTAGCTGCTCAGCCTTTAGGGCATATCAGTGTATGGATTCCTGTGATTTTGATTGGAATAGGGGCTTCTGCGCATCAGGCATGGTCAGCGAATATCTTTACTACAGTTTCAGACATGTTCCCTAAAAAAGCCATTGGTTCAGTAATTGGGATTGGTGGGATGGCGGGAGGTTTAGGTGGTGTGTTTATGTCTAAGCTGGGCGGTTCACTTTTTGACCATTACAAGGCTTTAGGACACACACAAACTGGTTATACGATTATGTTCACGATTTGTGCGGTTGCTTATATTGTGGCGTGGACAGTGATGAAAATCTTAGTGCCTAAATACAGGCCAATTAATGATTTGTAACGGATTATTCTTTTAAGCCGTTCTGGATATACTCAGTCGGGCTGATCCCAAATTGCTTTTTAAATTCCAGACTAAAGTATTTCCGGTCATTAAAGCCGACGCTGTAAGCGATCTCAGAGATAGATAAACCTCCGGCTTTAAGTAACCTTGCGGCTTGCTTTAACCGGAAAGACTTGATAAAGTCATTGACAGACTGATCGGTTAACGATCTTATTTTCTTGTATAATACAGGCTGGCTCATGCCTATTTCGGTGGCAAGGGCAGGCACACCAAAGTCAGTATCGCTGATATGTTTTTCAATAATCTTAATCAGGTTCGCAAGGAATTGCTGTTCAGTAGTGTTGATAATCAGGTTTTTGGGCTCAAGGGTAATGGTCTGTCCGTATTTTAATTTTAATTTCTCCCGCGCATTTAACAGGTTTTCTAATGTTAATTGCAGCAGCTTGATATTAAAAGGCTTGATGATATAAGCATCTGCTCCGGTTTCCAGCCCGTTGATCTGATGGATATAAGCGGATCTTGCAGTTAACAGGATTACCGGGATGTGGCTGGTTCTTTCATCTGTTTTAACTCTTCTGCAAAATTCAAGGCCATCCATATTTGGCATCATGACATCACTGATAATCAAATCAGGAATTAAATCCGGTGCAGTTTCCCATCCAGCGAGTCCGTCTTCACATTCATGAACCTGGTAAGCCGCGGAGAGCGCATCGCTGAGAAACCTTCTGATTTCTGCATTGTCTTCCGCTAATAGGATTGTGTATTTATTTGTGTGCTGAAGAAAGTCCTCAGCAGGAATACTGTTTGCTTCAGGAACTATAACATGGTTGTTTTTGAGAGATTCGTCATTTGAACTATCATTAAAATCTGCTGCTTTATTGTAATTTACAGCATCGTCATAATAGATATAATCTGAAATCAGGTCTGCTGGTTTAAAGTGATCTTTACCCGTTGGCAGCGCTACAGTAAAACAAGTACGTCCATTTACCCCATTAATATCCGGTGTACTCTCGAAATAGATTTTTCCATGATGCAGCTCTGTAATGCTTTTTGAAAAGGAAAGCCCTAAACCTGTACCCATATTTCCGGCTGGGGCTACCTGGTAAAAGCTGTTAAACAGATCTGCCTGGTTTTCAGGCAGAATGCCTTTTCCACTATTTGTGATTTCAATTTGAACAAGGCCAGTTTCAGTTTTAAGGTGAAGACTGATCTGTCCGTTTGCTGGTGTAAATTTAAAAGCATTGGAAAGCAGGTTAAACAGTACTTTTTCTAATTGTACTTTATCAAAGTATAACTCAATTTCTTTCTGCGTTGCAGAGAAATTATAATTGAGCTGCTGGCTGATTGCCAGGTTTTGGAAGACCAGGAATATTTCATGGCAAAATTTAACCACATTACCCGGACTGACCTGCAATACCATTTTTCCGCTTTCTGCTTTTCTAAAATCAAGTAATTCGGTGGTCAGGCGCATCAAACGGTCTGCATTGTTTTTAATTAAGGAAAGCTCCTGGTGCAATTCTGGCTGCGCGATGGTCTGATCTATGATCTTTTCTAAAGGGCCTACAATTAATGTTAATGGTGTTCTTATCTCATGAGAAATATTCGTAAAGAATTCGAGTTTATGGGCATTGGTCTCTTTTTCATTTTTAAGTACTGCCCTGATTAATAAATAACGCAGCAACAAAACAATGATCCCTGTGGCCAGGGCACCATAAAATAAATAAGCCCACCAGGTTAAATAAAAAGGAGGAAGGACACTGATTTTTAGTGTCTTGGTATTCAGGCTTGGTATGCCGTCATTGTTTGTCCCTTTCACCTGAAAAACATAATCGCCGGGTGGCAGATTGGTATAGGTAGCTGTAGGCGTATTTACAGCGTTCCAGTTCTTTTCAAAACCTTCCAGTTTATAACTGTACTTGTTTTTCTCAGGTTTAACGTAGTTGAGCAAAGCGAAATTGAGTGTAATGGTGTTCTGGTTATGGTGCAATATCAATTCATCAGTCTGGCAGATATTTTGTTTTAACAGCCCGTCTGCTCCATTAATTTCTACGGATTGATTGTCCAGTTTCAAGTCTGTCAGGACAATTGCTGAAGGCTTGGTATTGGTTTGTATCTTATTGGTCAAAAAGCCGGTAAAGCCATTGTAACCACCAAAAAATAATTCTCCATCCGGGCTTTTCAGATAAGCATTTTTATTAAACTCATTTCCAGGTAATCCGTCGCTCGAATTATAGTTTTTAAAGGTTTTAAGTACCGGATTAAACATGGATACCCCGTTACTGGTACTTACCCATAAATTGCCTGCATCATCTTCCATGATGCCGAATACATTGTTATTCGGTAAGCCGTTTTCCTGGGTATAATTGACAAAGCGGTTCCGCTTCTGGTCATAATAACTCAATCCTCCATAATAAGTACCGATCCATATTTCACCATTTTTACGCTGGGTGATGCAATTGATATTACTGGATTTTAAACTTTGTGGCAAGCCCATTTTGAAAGTGACCAGCAGGTTCCGGGCTTTGTTTAACAGGAACAAACCATCTGATGTTCCAATCCAGGTATCCTGGTGCTGATCCCTATACAATACATAAATTGATCTGTCTTTTAGTTTCTGATTGACTAAAGGGAGATTGAGCGGTTTAAATGCAGTTTTTTCAGGATTGGAATAAAGTATACCATTTTTCTGTGTCCCGACCCATAACCTTTGCTGCTGATCTTCGGTAAAGGTATTCATCTCATCTATCAGCGGATCTTTCGGGTTATATAAAAAGCGTTTGAAAGTTTGTGTTTCCGGGTTGAAACGGTTTAATCCACCGCCATGTGTACCTGTCCAGATTGTCCCTTTTTTATCTTCATAGATAGATTTAACCAGGTTTGAGCCTAAGCTGGAAGGGGAGGAAGTATTCAGGTAAGCGGTATACTGACCTGTTTTCCGGTTAAAATAGTTTAATCCCCCACCTTCAGTGCCTATCCACAAGTTTTTCTGCCTGTCTTCTACCAGGGAACTCACTACATTATTACTGATACTGGATTCGTATTTGTTTTTCTGATAACCGATGAAATGCGTAATGTATGGATAGGCAATATTGACCCCGCCAAAGTAAGTCCCGATCCAGATGGATTCATTTTTATCTTTAAACAGACTGTAAACTGAGTTCTGGCTCAAACTCTTTTTATTCTCAGAAGCATTTTGATAGGAAACGCAGGCGTATGTTTTTGGATTCATAATACTGATCCCTTCCAGGCTGCCAATCCATAGGTTTCCAGACTGGTCTGTGATGATTTTGCGCACCACGTTACTAATTAAGCTTCCGGGATCACTGGTATGCTTAAAAGCGACGAATTTGTTAGCAGAGCGATCATAGCGGTTTATGCCACCATTCTGCGTTCCGATCCAGAGGTTTTTATCTTTGTCTTCAACGATGCTGGTGATAAAGTTATCGCTGATCTCACCGGGTTGCCCAGTGTTCTTAAAGTTTTCAAAGTGATAACCGTTTTTTTTAAGGGTAAGCCGGCATAAACCATTTGAGGTTCCGATCCATATAGCGTCCAGATAATCCTGGTAAATAGTTTTAATATTATTTGAAGGAAGCTGGTTTTTAGCAGCATAAAAGGAGCGTGTATAGACCTGCTTGTTTTTACTGTTAAGTAATTTCAAGCCGTATTCTGTTCCTACCCATAAATTTCCCGATTTGTCTTCTGTTATACAGGTTACTTTTTTTCCTTCAGGATTGGTCATCTTGCCGGGGTCACGTACCAATTCAAAAGACTCTTTTTGACTGTTATATTTTTGAAGGCCTGCATCTGAGCCTACCCATAGCGCACCTTTTTGATCCCGGTACAAAGCATTGATGTAATCATTTTTCAGAGAGTTACTGTCTGCGGGGTTATTCAGATAT
The sequence above is drawn from the Pedobacter cryoconitis genome and encodes:
- a CDS encoding bifunctional 4-hydroxy-2-oxoglutarate aldolase/2-dehydro-3-deoxy-phosphogluconate aldolase, encoding MKTRERSLKAITDQGLLPLFFYEDAEVSLEIIRTLYKSGIRVLEYTNRGFAALANFRFLIDAIGIEMKDLHLGIGTIKNTEEASAFIQAGAHFIVCPVVDAEVGKLVHDAGLLWIPGCFTPTEINIAHQLNAGIIKLFPANVLGPVYVSSVKEVFPGQLFIPTGGVEIEEENMTKWFKSGVCAVGMGSKLISKEILETRDYNELASRTKKTIEMVKATR
- a CDS encoding hybrid sensor histidine kinase/response regulator transcription factor, whose amino-acid sequence is MRFKPNYFLFPVLFFCFVCSQLSAQQPILFDHLNIEKGLSQNAVLSIAQDQNGFIWLGTRRGLNRYDGYRFKIYLNNPADSNSLKNDYINALYRDQKGALWVGSDAGLQKYNSQKESFELVRDPGKMTNPEGKKVTCITEDKSGNLWVGTEYGLKLLNSKNKQVYTRSFYAAKNQLPSNNIKTIYQDYLDAIWIGTSNGLCRLTLKKNGYHFENFKNTGQPGEISDNFITSIVEDKDKNLWIGTQNGGINRYDRSANKFVAFKHTSDPGSLISNVVRKIITDQSGNLWIGSLEGISIMNPKTYACVSYQNASENKKSLSQNSVYSLFKDKNESIWIGTYFGGVNIAYPYITHFIGYQKNKYESSISNNVVSSLVEDRQKNLWIGTEGGGLNYFNRKTGQYTAYLNTSSPSSLGSNLVKSIYEDKKGTIWTGTHGGGLNRFNPETQTFKRFLYNPKDPLIDEMNTFTEDQQQRLWVGTQKNGILYSNPEKTAFKPLNLPLVNQKLKDRSIYVLYRDQHQDTWIGTSDGLFLLNKARNLLVTFKMGLPQSLKSSNINCITQRKNGEIWIGTYYGGLSYYDQKRNRFVNYTQENGLPNNNVFGIMEDDAGNLWVSTSNGVSMFNPVLKTFKNYNSSDGLPGNEFNKNAYLKSPDGELFFGGYNGFTGFLTNKIQTNTKPSAIVLTDLKLDNQSVEINGADGLLKQNICQTDELILHHNQNTITLNFALLNYVKPEKNKYSYKLEGFEKNWNAVNTPTATYTNLPPGDYVFQVKGTNNDGIPSLNTKTLKISVLPPFYLTWWAYLFYGALATGIIVLLLRYLLIRAVLKNEKETNAHKLEFFTNISHEIRTPLTLIVGPLEKIIDQTIAQPELHQELSLIKNNADRLMRLTTELLDFRKAESGKMVLQVSPGNVVKFCHEIFLVFQNLAISQQLNYNFSATQKEIELYFDKVQLEKVLFNLLSNAFKFTPANGQISLHLKTETGLVQIEITNSGKGILPENQADLFNSFYQVAPAGNMGTGLGLSFSKSITELHHGKIYFESTPDINGVNGRTCFTVALPTGKDHFKPADLISDYIYYDDAVNYNKAADFNDSSNDESLKNNHVIVPEANSIPAEDFLQHTNKYTILLAEDNAEIRRFLSDALSAAYQVHECEDGLAGWETAPDLIPDLIISDVMMPNMDGLEFCRRVKTDERTSHIPVILLTARSAYIHQINGLETGADAYIIKPFNIKLLQLTLENLLNAREKLKLKYGQTITLEPKNLIINTTEQQFLANLIKIIEKHISDTDFGVPALATEIGMSQPVLYKKIRSLTDQSVNDFIKSFRLKQAARLLKAGGLSISEIAYSVGFNDRKYFSLEFKKQFGISPTEYIQNGLKE
- a CDS encoding sugar kinase, with protein sequence MGKVLNFGELLLRICPDVEGGWLKENNLPFFVGGAELNVATALALWKIPSAYLTALPDNSLTEQLVDYVKGLNIDTSAIQYTGERVGLYYLHQGKDLKNAGVIYDRSGSSFATLQTGTINWDVVLKDVSWFHFSAICPAVSLAAAEVCLEALKEASARNITISVDLNYRAKLWKYGKEPIDILPGLVQYCDVVMGNLWAAEKMLGIPVPEGLVEADQKELYLEQSAVSSRELIARFPECKVVANTFRFDEQEGVRYYSTLFSEDELLVSKQYSAKNIINKVGSGDCYMAGLIYGFYQDQPAEEIIEFATAAAFSKLFVAGDATTVEANQIKEKVRNYED
- a CDS encoding SDR family oxidoreductase, with the protein product MENTFSLKGKVIIVTGGTGILGGAFVDAVVEAGASVGILGRNAKVANERADAINKGGGQAIALVADVMDESQLLECRAQVLEKFGRIDGLVNAAGGNQPEGVLQPEEDIFKMNLDGMKKVMDLNLWGTVIPTQVFGESIAASGKGSIVNISSMNSKRVITKVLGYNLGKAGVDYYNQWFAVELANRYGGAIRMNAIAPGFFLTEQNRTLLTNPDGSYTDRGGLAIRQTPFKRFGHPDELKGALVWLLSDASQFVTGAMICVDGGFSVFGGV
- a CDS encoding MFS transporter — translated: MKEARMSNYRWTVCALLFFATTVNYLDRQVLSLLHSRLEAEFNWTNSDYANITSAFQLVYAISMLFAGRIVDRLGTKWGYAVALIVWSLGAILHAKAIPVGHGLATMLGFIGITGVSVSVLGFIFSRAVLGFGESGNFPAAIKATAEYFPKKERSLATGIFNSGANVGAVLAPLTVPWIAHTWGWESAFLIIGAVGFLWLIFWFIFYEKPEKQKRLSKAELDYILCDPDQQAIVPSPTTEAAEKVSWVKLLKYRQTWAFSLGKFMTDGVWWFFLFWLPSYLKVQYGMDDTAIMIPLAVLYSMTMIGSVGGGWFPMYFMKKGYAPYDGRMKAMLIIALFPLVVLAAQPLGHISVWIPVILIGIGASAHQAWSANIFTTVSDMFPKKAIGSVIGIGGMAGGLGGVFMSKLGGSLFDHYKALGHTQTGYTIMFTICAVAYIVAWTVMKILVPKYRPINDL